One window of Candidatus Cloacimonadaceae bacterium genomic DNA carries:
- a CDS encoding DivIVA domain-containing protein, whose protein sequence is MPLSPIDIRHQEFSGSMFGFSKKEVRAFLEQIAGEIEEHQRRQEKDIQRREQMQYEVKQEAVQASSAVEDLRRREELISRTLVFAEKTKADIIANARKEAENIIHEAELKAKRAIQEAKQYLGALEHQYIHIKEQKRQFLMQFKSELQTFMERISKDPLLTKESENLLDTEFRQIKDEINPKIEQHRDTQNTQK, encoded by the coding sequence ATGCCCCTATCTCCGATAGACATCAGACACCAGGAGTTTTCCGGCTCCATGTTCGGCTTTAGCAAAAAAGAAGTGCGCGCCTTTCTGGAACAGATCGCCGGCGAGATTGAAGAACATCAGCGCAGACAGGAAAAAGATATCCAGCGCCGCGAGCAGATGCAGTATGAAGTGAAACAGGAAGCAGTCCAGGCAAGCAGCGCGGTGGAAGACCTCAGACGCCGCGAAGAACTGATCAGCCGCACCCTCGTTTTTGCCGAAAAGACCAAAGCGGACATCATCGCCAATGCACGTAAGGAAGCCGAAAACATCATCCACGAAGCCGAACTGAAAGCCAAACGCGCCATCCAAGAAGCAAAACAATATCTCGGCGCCCTCGAACATCAATATATTCACATCAAGGAACAGAAACGTCAGTTCCTGATGCAATTCAAATCCGAGCTCCAGACCTTTATGGAACGCATCAGCAAAGACCCCCTCCTTACCAAGGAATCGGAGAACTTGCTGGATACGGAGTTTCGACAGATCAAAGATGAGATCAATCCCAAGATCGAGCAGCACAGAGATACTCAAAACACTCAGAAGTAG
- a CDS encoding thymidine kinase, which yields MNIINQKTGWIEVICGSMFSGKTEELIRRIRRAEYARQPLMVFKPAMDDRYDANNIVSHSQMQAPSIPINNPSEIYQYLTDDVRIVAIDEAQFFDESIVGICNDLADRGLRVIVAGLDQDYKGNPFASMPQLLAVAEYVTKNLAICLNCGNPANRTQRTVHKDEQILVGSTEAYEARCRNCHEVLD from the coding sequence GTGAATATTATAAACCAGAAAACGGGATGGATAGAAGTGATTTGCGGCAGCATGTTCAGCGGCAAGACGGAGGAATTGATCCGTCGCATCCGCCGCGCCGAATATGCGAGGCAACCTCTGATGGTGTTCAAACCCGCTATGGACGATCGCTATGACGCCAACAACATCGTTTCCCATTCGCAGATGCAGGCGCCTTCGATCCCGATCAACAATCCCAGCGAGATCTATCAATATCTAACGGACGACGTGCGAATCGTTGCCATCGACGAAGCTCAGTTCTTTGACGAATCTATTGTCGGCATCTGCAACGACCTTGCGGATAGAGGCTTGAGGGTGATCGTCGCCGGTCTGGATCAGGATTACAAGGGCAACCCCTTTGCCAGCATGCCCCAGCTCCTTGCCGTGGCGGAATATGTGACCAAGAACCTGGCGATCTGCCTCAACTGCGGAAATCCCGCCAACCGCACCCAACGCACAGTACATAAGGACGAACAGATCCTGGTGGGCAGCACCGAAGCCTATGAAGCCCGATGCCGAAATTGCCATGAGGTTTTGGACTAA
- the lspA gene encoding signal peptidase II, with translation MKAIKPTIAYVIMLIVVVFDQASKVLTRLYTAEGDTFVIGEKLFGETFRFTHLTNTGAAFSIGLSNPLYNRIIFSLIALVAIGFIIFLLKRVTHRIQVYAFGLVLGGALGNMIDRVLLGGVTDFIDVDFPDFIMYRWPVFNIADSAVFIAMVLMMIDMIFIREEKALTPASDLQEKPDNS, from the coding sequence ATGAAAGCGATCAAACCCACCATTGCCTATGTGATCATGCTGATAGTGGTCGTCTTCGATCAGGCGTCAAAAGTCCTCACGCGTCTATATACCGCGGAAGGGGATACCTTTGTGATCGGCGAAAAACTCTTTGGCGAAACCTTTCGGTTCACCCACTTGACCAATACCGGAGCCGCTTTCAGCATCGGACTCTCAAACCCGCTCTATAACCGGATCATATTTTCTCTGATTGCGCTTGTCGCAATTGGTTTTATTATATTTTTGCTGAAGCGGGTCACCCACCGAATCCAGGTGTATGCCTTCGGATTGGTCTTGGGAGGCGCTCTCGGCAATATGATAGACCGTGTCCTTTTGGGTGGAGTAACCGATTTTATCGACGTTGATTTTCCAGATTTTATCATGTATCGTTGGCCAGTGTTCAATATCGCGGACAGCGCCGTTTTTATCGCCATGGTGCTGATGATGATTGATATGATCTTTATCCGGGAAGAAAAAGCTCTCACGCCTGCATCGGATCTGCAGGAAAAACCAGACAATAGTTAA
- a CDS encoding clostripain-related cysteine peptidase — MIPLLIWMLFLVAGLAAETWTVLIYMAADNNLWQNGMQDINDMESVPISSNLNLIVQADFSAFSALPGTRRYRIQQDSSPQITSPVLGNLGTVNSADPLVLKEFIRWGFSQYPSRRKMLVIWSHADSWFKNDNTKWICTDDDAEALMSVANGDLDSAFSGMPKLDILLFDACSMQSLEVLAEVKDKADYVIASAELVPVQGFPYQTMIPLFHVSSSIREIVESIPNEYLASYDIGGVQNPNSINHRVTCSSIETAPLAEFLSAFKSFSMRFKDRSPELLKYRNLCWEMNTGYNDVDVAEWLFRTAGQATDPLLAQDAMTLYHIWANCVAESGSIGIPHANIGTAAIWFPWHRQYFDGWWSHYHKLKFAGTRWLALLNRAYGDDATAPRTPVILSQSTVLGTLQMRIRQSPDPDSLYYEVRLEQGGDVQSYLFYPSVEELVFSVFVPIRQAGIFRIRAIDTSGNVSDYATSNYQYSAPGFDILVAPNPISSRNMASLRWFVPDEVSGNIRLRIYNIRGRRVLENDLGQARPGEGIQPLILLPGFEIISAGRYVLEIKIGKRIRRQIFTIL, encoded by the coding sequence TTGATCCCCCTGCTGATTTGGATGCTGTTTTTAGTAGCAGGACTTGCAGCCGAGACCTGGACGGTGCTGATCTATATGGCAGCGGATAACAATCTGTGGCAAAACGGGATGCAGGATATCAACGACATGGAATCAGTCCCCATTTCGTCCAATCTCAATCTCATCGTGCAGGCGGATTTTTCTGCTTTCAGCGCTCTGCCGGGCACGCGAAGATACAGAATTCAACAGGATTCTTCTCCTCAGATCACTTCTCCCGTGTTAGGAAATCTTGGAACAGTCAACAGCGCAGATCCGCTTGTCCTGAAAGAGTTTATCCGCTGGGGTTTTTCACAATATCCCTCGAGGCGGAAGATGCTCGTGATCTGGTCTCATGCCGATAGTTGGTTCAAGAATGACAACACGAAATGGATCTGTACCGATGACGACGCAGAGGCTCTGATGAGCGTTGCGAACGGGGATTTGGACAGCGCATTTTCCGGTATGCCAAAGCTGGATATTTTGCTTTTTGACGCCTGCAGTATGCAAAGCCTTGAGGTTCTCGCGGAGGTCAAAGATAAAGCGGATTATGTGATCGCGTCCGCGGAACTCGTTCCCGTGCAGGGCTTTCCCTATCAGACGATGATACCGTTGTTTCACGTTTCCTCAAGCATTCGGGAGATCGTGGAAAGTATTCCGAATGAATATCTGGCTTCATACGACATTGGTGGCGTTCAAAATCCAAACAGTATCAATCATCGGGTCACCTGTTCAAGCATCGAGACAGCGCCGTTGGCGGAGTTTCTGAGCGCTTTCAAGAGTTTTTCCATGCGATTTAAAGACCGGTCTCCGGAACTGCTCAAGTATCGAAACCTATGCTGGGAAATGAATACCGGCTACAACGATGTGGATGTAGCGGAGTGGTTATTTCGGACTGCTGGGCAAGCCACAGACCCTCTGTTGGCGCAGGATGCCATGACTTTGTATCATATATGGGCAAATTGCGTTGCGGAAAGCGGAAGCATCGGGATTCCGCATGCCAATATCGGCACGGCGGCGATTTGGTTTCCCTGGCACAGGCAATACTTCGATGGCTGGTGGAGTCATTATCACAAGCTGAAGTTTGCCGGTACGCGCTGGCTGGCTTTGTTGAACAGAGCCTATGGCGATGACGCAACTGCTCCACGGACGCCTGTCATTCTTTCTCAGAGCACCGTTCTGGGCACTCTGCAAATGCGGATCAGGCAGTCTCCCGATCCGGATTCGCTTTACTATGAAGTCCGACTGGAGCAGGGAGGGGATGTTCAGAGCTATCTTTTTTATCCATCCGTTGAGGAATTGGTTTTCAGTGTTTTTGTGCCGATCAGACAAGCCGGCATTTTCAGAATCCGCGCGATCGATACCAGCGGCAACGTATCGGACTACGCAACATCTAATTATCAATATTCGGCGCCGGGTTTTGACATCCTTGTTGCGCCCAACCCCATCAGCAGCAGAAACATGGCTTCTCTCAGGTGGTTTGTTCCTGATGAAGTTTCGGGAAACATCAGACTGCGGATCTACAACATCCGCGGGCGCAGGGTGCTGGAAAATGATCTGGGACAAGCACGACCGGGCGAGGGGATACAACCGCTCATTCTGCTGCCCGGTTTTGAAATAATAAGTGCCGGACGCTATGTTCTCGAAATCAAAATCGGGAAACGGATCAGGCGGCAAATATTCACAATCCTGTAG
- a CDS encoding TraR/DksA family transcriptional regulator → MAAIPLTPERLKHYEEVIRKELQESVAYLSDANKDQSIGARESSGDLSSYAFHQADQGSDTNLMEQTVMMMEQERDKIRLLNDSLRRLYDGNYGICEMCGTGISEARLDIIPYAVYCITCKEKMEEKKRRQRR, encoded by the coding sequence ATGGCAGCAATACCTTTGACACCGGAAAGACTGAAACACTATGAAGAAGTGATCAGGAAGGAACTGCAAGAGAGCGTGGCATATCTGAGCGACGCCAATAAAGACCAAAGTATCGGCGCCCGCGAAAGCAGCGGTGATCTTTCCTCCTATGCGTTTCACCAAGCGGATCAGGGTTCGGACACCAATTTGATGGAACAAACCGTGATGATGATGGAGCAGGAACGAGATAAGATCAGGCTGCTAAACGACTCTCTGCGCAGGCTCTACGACGGCAACTACGGCATTTGCGAAATGTGCGGAACCGGCATTTCCGAAGCCCGGCTGGACATCATCCCCTACGCCGTCTATTGCATTACTTGCAAGGAAAAGATGGAAGAAAAAAAACGCCGGCAAAGAAGGTGA
- the tpx gene encoding thiol peroxidase, which yields MAKIKLKGNPINTSGNLPRIGTKAKDFMLTGLDLADKKLADFKGKKILMNIFPSIDTGVCAMSVRKFNAEAAKAKTTVILGISRDLPFALGRFCGAEGIDKVITLSEMRDRSFGKNYGLEIIDGPMAGLLARAVIIINEDGKVIYRELVEDIVQEPDYKAALKALK from the coding sequence ATGGCAAAGATTAAACTGAAAGGAAACCCAATCAACACGAGTGGAAACCTACCGCGCATCGGCACTAAAGCAAAGGATTTCATGCTCACCGGCTTGGATCTGGCAGATAAGAAACTGGCGGATTTCAAGGGCAAAAAGATACTCATGAACATCTTTCCCAGCATCGATACCGGCGTCTGCGCGATGAGCGTTCGCAAGTTCAATGCCGAAGCTGCAAAGGCGAAAACCACCGTCATATTGGGAATCTCGCGCGATCTGCCCTTCGCTTTGGGGAGATTTTGCGGCGCAGAGGGGATCGACAAAGTGATCACTCTCTCCGAAATGCGGGATCGATCCTTTGGCAAGAACTATGGTTTGGAGATCATCGACGGACCGATGGCGGGATTGCTCGCCCGGGCGGTGATAATCATCAACGAGGATGGAAAGGTCATCTACCGCGAACTGGTGGAGGACATTGTGCAGGAGCCGGATTACAAGGCAGCGCTTAAAGCCCTTAAATAG
- a CDS encoding purine-nucleoside phosphorylase — protein sequence MDSKQTALWLKDRLPMIPETAIILGTGLSDLADSVEIQFSIPYDEIPGFVNSTAPSHLGNMIMGTLNGIPILILQGRLHFYEGYTMQQVVFPVRVMAALGIKNLIVTNASGSLREELEPGAIVQIEDHINFMGTNPLIGINDEELGERFPSMNNPYDPEWLDICANIALKYDIKIQRGVYIAVSGPSLETKAECACFAAWGADLVGMSTVPEVIVARHSGMKVLGFSIVTNYSNLFHDLAHSQEEIRHHAGLAGMKLTTIIGAFIRQREAG from the coding sequence ATGGATAGCAAACAGACGGCACTTTGGTTGAAAGACCGGCTTCCGATGATTCCGGAGACCGCGATCATTCTCGGCACCGGGCTCAGCGACCTGGCGGATAGCGTTGAAATTCAATTCAGCATTCCCTATGATGAGATTCCCGGTTTTGTGAACAGCACCGCGCCATCCCATCTGGGCAACATGATAATGGGAACACTAAACGGAATCCCGATCCTGATTCTGCAAGGCAGACTCCACTTCTATGAGGGATATACGATGCAGCAAGTCGTATTCCCCGTGCGGGTTATGGCAGCGCTGGGAATTAAAAACCTGATCGTGACCAACGCCTCCGGCAGTCTCAGGGAAGAGCTTGAACCCGGAGCGATCGTGCAGATCGAAGACCACATCAACTTTATGGGCACGAATCCTCTGATCGGAATCAACGACGAAGAACTCGGAGAGCGCTTTCCCTCGATGAACAATCCCTACGATCCGGAATGGCTCGATATCTGCGCTAATATAGCCCTCAAATATGATATAAAAATCCAGAGAGGCGTCTATATCGCGGTGAGCGGTCCCAGCCTTGAAACCAAAGCCGAATGCGCTTGTTTCGCGGCTTGGGGAGCTGACCTTGTAGGCATGTCCACTGTCCCGGAAGTCATCGTGGCACGTCACTCCGGCATGAAAGTGTTAGGTTTTTCGATCGTAACAAACTATAGCAATCTCTTTCACGATCTGGCACATTCGCAAGAAGAAATCAGGCATCACGCGGGCTTGGCGGGAATGAAGCTCACCACCATCATCGGCGCATTCATCAGGCAAAGAGAAGCGGGATGA
- a CDS encoding ABC transporter ATP-binding protein produces the protein MFRYWYFMLSGLLATLFFAFFSGVSITLVIPLFDFVFNPDKQVILYHSYDTFLTALWGSLESFFSESGGLFAIRSLSSLAPLWESVKTIMMQTDSLALLYVLCIFVLATIGCKNLFFFTQRVLYVQLRGRTIRDVRNMMFMRYMNQSLEFYNQNQVGDAIVRMVNDVEIVSEQFIRALLEALRDIVTILVYMRIAMMLNSGLFVYSIIVLPVFSLTVGYLGNKIKKYSRRIQSQLSSMFSAVEEALNSMKIVKAFRREESEYQNFNQINRRHLKMWRKAQVYGSLNVPISEINTAVTGVVVIIIGGKMVLATGSTFSLGDFTAFLFALFSMLHPLKVLTQMYSEIKKALVSLERISLVMNHESSIMDKADAVSKESFEHDIVFEKVSFFYKESNPVLHEIDLRIVKGEKIALVGASGGGKTTIANLLNRMYDVKSGAIKIDGTDIRDLKLMDLRRFFGVVTQDSILFTKTIRENIAYGTLEAVSHEQIENAAKIAYAEEFILNFPNTYDEMLDTKGANLSGGQKQRLCIARAIVGDPPILIFDEATSALDTESEQKVQQAIEAATQNRTVIMIAHRLSTVMKADRIVVLEQGAVVGIGSHEELLTSCPRYSKLHEMQFRNYRLPIRPSLR, from the coding sequence ATGTTCCGCTATTGGTACTTCATGCTGTCAGGCTTGTTGGCGACGCTTTTTTTCGCTTTTTTCAGCGGAGTGAGCATCACGCTGGTGATCCCGCTCTTTGATTTTGTCTTCAATCCGGACAAGCAAGTCATTCTCTATCATAGCTATGATACTTTCCTGACGGCACTGTGGGGCAGCTTGGAAAGCTTCTTCAGTGAAAGCGGAGGACTATTTGCGATACGTTCTCTGTCCTCACTTGCACCGCTTTGGGAAAGCGTGAAAACGATCATGATGCAGACTGATTCTCTGGCGTTGCTCTATGTGCTTTGCATCTTCGTGTTGGCGACGATCGGGTGTAAAAACCTCTTTTTCTTCACGCAAAGGGTGCTCTATGTGCAACTGCGCGGACGCACCATCCGCGACGTACGGAACATGATGTTTATGCGTTATATGAACCAATCGTTGGAGTTTTACAATCAAAACCAAGTGGGCGATGCGATTGTGCGTATGGTCAACGACGTCGAAATCGTCAGCGAACAGTTTATCCGTGCCCTGCTTGAAGCCTTGCGGGACATCGTCACCATCCTCGTCTATATGCGCATCGCGATGATGCTCAATTCCGGGCTCTTTGTCTATAGCATCATCGTGTTGCCGGTATTTTCGCTCACGGTTGGCTATCTTGGCAATAAGATCAAGAAATATTCGAGACGCATTCAATCACAGCTCTCATCGATGTTTTCCGCAGTGGAAGAAGCGCTGAACAGCATGAAGATCGTGAAAGCGTTCCGTCGTGAGGAAAGCGAGTATCAGAACTTTAATCAAATCAACCGCAGACATTTAAAGATGTGGAGAAAGGCTCAGGTCTATGGATCGCTGAATGTTCCGATCTCGGAAATCAATACCGCAGTGACCGGAGTGGTGGTTATCATCATTGGCGGCAAGATGGTGCTGGCGACTGGTTCGACCTTTTCCTTGGGGGATTTCACAGCGTTTCTTTTCGCGCTATTTTCCATGCTGCATCCGCTCAAAGTCCTCACGCAGATGTACTCCGAGATCAAGAAGGCGCTCGTTTCCCTGGAGCGCATATCCCTGGTGATGAATCATGAATCTTCCATCATGGACAAAGCAGATGCCGTTTCCAAAGAGAGTTTCGAGCATGATATCGTCTTCGAGAAAGTGAGCTTTTTCTACAAAGAAAGCAACCCCGTCCTGCACGAAATCGATCTGAGGATCGTCAAGGGTGAAAAGATCGCGCTTGTTGGCGCCAGCGGTGGTGGAAAAACCACTATCGCCAATCTGCTCAACCGTATGTATGACGTCAAAAGCGGTGCGATCAAAATCGACGGCACAGACATCCGCGATCTCAAGCTGATGGACTTACGCCGCTTCTTTGGAGTGGTCACTCAAGACAGCATCCTCTTCACCAAAACCATCCGTGAAAACATCGCTTATGGCACTCTGGAAGCGGTTTCGCATGAACAGATCGAAAATGCCGCAAAGATCGCGTACGCGGAGGAATTTATTCTCAATTTCCCCAATACCTACGATGAAATGCTGGATACCAAAGGCGCCAACCTTTCGGGCGGACAGAAACAGCGGCTCTGCATAGCGAGAGCGATCGTTGGAGATCCGCCCATACTCATCTTTGACGAAGCGACATCCGCGCTGGATACCGAAAGCGAACAAAAAGTGCAGCAGGCGATCGAAGCCGCCACGCAAAACCGCACGGTGATCATGATCGCCCATCGGCTTTCCACTGTAATGAAAGCCGATCGGATCGTCGTCTTGGAACAGGGTGCCGTGGTGGGCATCGGGTCACATGAAGAATTGCTGACAAGCTGTCCGAGATACAGCAAGTTGCACGAGATGCAGTTTCGGAATTATAGACTGCCGATAAGGCCATCCCTCCGATGA
- a CDS encoding YggT family protein, with the protein MMLTPFELTVTFLVRLTQIYSYLILARVLMSWIIQDPNNRFFHFLYSITEPILGPIRRIIPSMGLDLSPIIAYFILRIIARMLLSLI; encoded by the coding sequence ATGATGCTCACTCCTTTCGAACTCACCGTTACTTTTCTGGTCAGACTCACCCAGATCTACAGTTATTTGATCCTGGCGCGGGTGCTGATGAGCTGGATCATCCAGGATCCAAACAACCGGTTCTTTCATTTTCTCTATAGTATCACGGAACCGATCCTCGGACCGATCCGACGGATCATACCGTCCATGGGATTGGATTTATCACCGATAATTGCTTATTTTATCCTGAGAATAATAGCCAGGATGCTATTGTCTCTAATCTAG
- a CDS encoding RNA methyltransferase, which yields MDIPELSKNRLKELVKLTQKKYREAEQKVVVEGNRAIEHLIGMGLKPLEIYASDAKALPDLNVPAYLLKQSDLDRLCDTQHPQKIAALYAFPTMRKFDFRVAFYLDGIGDPGNMGTIFRIASAFGIDGILLSPDCCEVMSPKTIRASLGAVFQIPWAIKSHDEIPSFYAALIYADMNGKTALQDYKLPRDKPLIIAVGSEAHGLSMEIKELAADSIYIPMKDGMESLNAAVATGIIAHHFWLQMRS from the coding sequence ATGGACATCCCTGAATTGAGCAAAAACCGTCTCAAGGAACTGGTGAAGCTGACCCAAAAGAAATATCGCGAGGCGGAACAAAAAGTGGTCGTGGAAGGCAACCGCGCGATCGAACATCTGATCGGAATGGGACTCAAGCCCCTGGAGATCTATGCATCGGATGCCAAAGCTCTGCCTGACTTGAATGTTCCGGCGTATTTACTGAAACAGAGCGACCTTGACCGCCTGTGCGACACTCAGCATCCGCAGAAGATTGCGGCTCTATATGCGTTTCCCACAATGCGCAAGTTCGATTTCCGCGTAGCTTTCTATCTTGACGGCATCGGCGATCCGGGCAACATGGGCACGATCTTTCGCATCGCTTCCGCGTTTGGGATCGATGGCATCTTGCTTTCTCCAGATTGCTGCGAAGTCATGTCTCCCAAAACGATCCGCGCCTCTCTGGGAGCAGTGTTTCAAATACCCTGGGCGATCAAATCTCATGATGAGATACCCTCCTTTTACGCGGCTTTGATCTATGCCGATATGAATGGCAAAACAGCTTTGCAGGATTACAAACTGCCACGGGACAAGCCGTTGATCATTGCTGTCGGTTCGGAGGCGCATGGTCTGTCCATGGAAATCAAAGAGCTTGCCGCGGACAGTATTTACATCCCCATGAAAGATGGGATGGAATCTCTCAACGCTGCCGTCGCGACCGGTATCATCGCTCATCACTTCTGGCTGCAGATGAGATCGTAG